A single region of the Longimicrobium sp. genome encodes:
- a CDS encoding uracil-DNA glycosylase encodes MSLNVIESEVVACRRCERLVEWRERMGREKRRMYRDEEYWARPIPGFGDPAARLLILGLAPAAHGGNRTGRVFTGDRSGDWLYAALHRAGFANQPTSTHRGDGLALTDVWITAAVKCAPPDNKPLPDERDACLPFAAAELAALPGLRAIVCLGKFAWDAALRLLREAGHDLPAPLPKFGHGAEARIGGGLTLIGSYHPSQQNTFTGRLTEPMLDAVFAAARRAIG; translated from the coding sequence ATGTCCCTGAACGTCATCGAATCCGAAGTCGTGGCCTGCCGCCGGTGCGAGCGGCTGGTGGAGTGGCGCGAGCGGATGGGGCGCGAGAAGCGCCGCATGTACCGCGACGAGGAGTACTGGGCGCGCCCGATCCCCGGCTTCGGGGACCCCGCGGCGCGGCTGCTGATCCTGGGCCTGGCACCCGCGGCGCACGGCGGCAACCGCACCGGCCGCGTCTTCACCGGCGACCGCAGCGGCGACTGGCTGTACGCGGCGCTGCATCGCGCGGGCTTCGCCAACCAGCCCACCAGCACGCACCGCGGCGACGGGCTGGCGCTCACGGACGTGTGGATCACCGCCGCGGTGAAGTGCGCGCCGCCGGACAACAAGCCGCTCCCCGACGAGCGCGACGCCTGCCTCCCGTTCGCCGCGGCGGAGCTGGCGGCGCTGCCCGGGCTGCGCGCGATCGTCTGCCTCGGGAAGTTCGCGTGGGATGCGGCGCTGCGCCTGCTGCGCGAGGCGGGGCACGACCTCCCCGCGCCGCTGCCGAAGTTCGGCCACGGCGCCGAGGCGCGCATCGGCGGGGGGCTGACGCTGATCGGGTCGTATCACCCCAGCCAGCAGAACACCTTCACCGGCCGCCTGACCGAGCCGATGCTCGACGCCGTCTTCGCCGCCGCGCGCCGGGCGATCGGCTGA